One genomic region from Streptomyces sp. Li-HN-5-11 encodes:
- a CDS encoding enoyl-CoA hydratase/isomerase family protein, which translates to MTAEAGLRHETRDHVSHIALDRPEALNALTPALRDRLIGLLGEASGDADVRAVVLTGTGRGFCAGADLRGGPAAGEGVAAERVAGDVARTLRLGAQRLVAAVLDCEKPVIAAVNGTAAGLGVHLALACDLVLAAESARFIEVFVRRGLVPDGGGAYLLPRLIGPHRAKELMFFGDALSAADAERLGLVNRVVPGEELDKTARAWAERLATGPTRALALTKQLVNASLDADRATAFAAEAAAQEINMTTADAREGVRSFVERRSPEYKGR; encoded by the coding sequence GTGACGGCGGAAGCCGGGCTGCGGCACGAGACCCGTGACCACGTCTCGCACATCGCCCTCGACCGGCCGGAAGCCCTCAACGCGCTCACACCCGCGCTGCGGGACCGCCTGATCGGGCTGCTCGGTGAGGCGTCCGGCGACGCGGACGTACGGGCCGTGGTGCTCACCGGTACCGGCCGCGGGTTCTGCGCGGGCGCGGACCTCAGGGGCGGCCCGGCGGCCGGGGAGGGAGTGGCGGCAGAGCGCGTGGCGGGCGATGTGGCGCGCACCCTCCGCCTGGGCGCCCAGCGTCTGGTCGCCGCCGTCCTCGACTGCGAGAAACCGGTGATCGCCGCGGTGAACGGCACGGCGGCCGGGCTGGGCGTTCATCTCGCGCTCGCCTGCGACCTGGTCCTCGCCGCCGAATCGGCCCGCTTCATCGAGGTGTTCGTGCGGCGCGGGCTCGTACCGGACGGTGGAGGGGCGTATCTCCTCCCCCGCCTGATCGGCCCGCACCGCGCCAAGGAGCTGATGTTCTTCGGCGACGCGCTGTCCGCCGCCGACGCGGAACGCCTCGGCCTCGTCAACCGGGTGGTCCCCGGCGAGGAGCTGGACAAGACGGCCCGCGCCTGGGCCGAGCGCCTCGCCACCGGCCCGACGCGCGCCCTCGCCCTCACCAAGCAGCTCGTCAACGCCTCCCTCGACGCCGACCGCGCCACCGCCTTCGCGGCCGAGGCCGCCGCGCAGGAGATCAACATGACGACGGCGGACGCGCGGGAAGGCGTCCGCAGCTTCGTGGAGCGCAGAAGCCCCGAATACAAGGGCCGCTGA
- a CDS encoding flavin reductase family protein, which produces MGHAGAAAAAVRYLRSAGTPAPVEALPRPELRCVREDERAPVDQAEFRRVLGSFATGVTVITAPAAPGEETPAGFACQSFSSLSLDPPLIVFMVGRTSTTWPRIARAGVFCVNVLGAGQGELCRAFAVSGADKFAGITYAAAPVSGSPRLAGALAWVDCTIHAVHTGGDHLIVVGRVSALGAGDGDEPPLLFHRGRFL; this is translated from the coding sequence ATGGGACACGCAGGGGCGGCCGCCGCCGCCGTCCGGTACCTCAGGTCGGCCGGTACACCGGCCCCCGTGGAAGCGCTGCCGCGCCCGGAGTTGCGGTGCGTGCGGGAGGACGAGCGCGCGCCGGTCGACCAGGCGGAGTTCCGGCGCGTCCTCGGCAGCTTCGCCACGGGCGTCACCGTCATCACGGCCCCTGCCGCCCCCGGCGAGGAGACCCCCGCCGGCTTCGCCTGCCAGTCCTTCTCGTCCCTCTCCCTCGACCCGCCCCTGATCGTCTTCATGGTCGGGCGCACCTCGACGACCTGGCCGCGCATCGCCCGCGCGGGCGTCTTCTGCGTCAACGTGCTCGGCGCGGGGCAGGGCGAGCTGTGCCGCGCCTTCGCGGTGAGCGGCGCGGACAAGTTCGCGGGCATCACCTACGCCGCCGCGCCCGTCTCCGGCTCCCCCCGCCTCGCGGGCGCCCTCGCGTGGGTCGACTGCACGATCCACGCGGTGCACACGGGCGGGGACCACCTGATCGTGGTGGGGAGGGTGAGCGCCCTGGGCGCGGGCGACGGGGACGAGCCGCCGCTGCTGTTCCACCGGGGGCGGTTCCTGTAG
- a CDS encoding MFS transporter, giving the protein MSQTREAAVPIEHQPSRPPTRVHRAWFVAAVTFVTIIGAAAFRSLPGLLIDPLNQEFGWSRGTIGAAVSLNLALYGLTAPFAAALMDRFGIRKVVAVALTVIAAGSGLTVWMTAAWQLWLCWGLLVGLGSGSMALAFAATVTNRWFTERRGLVTGILTAASASGQLIFLPILSWTVQSHGWRPAAVTVALAALTVVPFVWLLLRDHPADVGVRPYGAREFVPKPPPVTGAARRSLSVLASAVRTGPFWLLAGTFAICGASTNGLIQTHFVPAAHDHGMPVTAAASLLAVIGVFDVVGTIASGWFTDRFEPRRLLAVYYALRGVSLLFLPMLLTPTVHPPMIFFIVFYGLDWVATVPPTLALCREHYGEDSAIVFGWVLASHQVGAALVAYLGGVARDVFGSYDMVWYASGALCAAAALMALVIRRQPAATKVGELAVAG; this is encoded by the coding sequence GTGAGCCAGACAAGGGAAGCCGCAGTCCCCATCGAGCACCAGCCGTCCCGGCCGCCGACCCGCGTGCACCGGGCGTGGTTCGTCGCCGCCGTCACCTTCGTCACGATCATCGGCGCGGCGGCCTTCCGCTCGCTCCCCGGCCTGCTGATCGACCCGTTGAACCAGGAGTTCGGCTGGTCACGCGGCACGATCGGCGCGGCGGTCTCCCTCAACCTCGCGCTGTACGGGCTCACCGCGCCCTTCGCCGCCGCGTTGATGGACCGCTTCGGCATCCGCAAGGTCGTAGCCGTCGCGCTGACCGTGATCGCCGCCGGCTCCGGGCTGACGGTGTGGATGACGGCGGCCTGGCAACTGTGGCTGTGCTGGGGCCTGCTGGTCGGTCTCGGCTCCGGCTCGATGGCGCTGGCCTTCGCCGCGACGGTCACCAACCGCTGGTTCACCGAGCGGCGCGGCCTGGTCACCGGCATCCTCACCGCCGCGTCCGCATCCGGGCAGCTGATCTTCCTGCCGATCCTGTCCTGGACGGTCCAGTCGCACGGCTGGCGCCCGGCGGCGGTCACGGTGGCGCTCGCGGCCCTGACCGTCGTGCCGTTCGTGTGGCTGCTGCTGCGCGACCACCCGGCGGACGTGGGCGTACGGCCGTACGGCGCGCGCGAGTTCGTGCCGAAGCCGCCGCCGGTGACCGGGGCCGCGCGCCGGTCCCTGTCGGTCCTGGCCTCGGCGGTGCGCACCGGACCCTTCTGGCTGCTGGCCGGCACCTTCGCGATCTGCGGCGCCTCCACCAACGGCCTCATCCAGACCCACTTCGTGCCCGCCGCCCACGACCACGGCATGCCCGTCACGGCGGCGGCCTCACTGCTCGCGGTCATCGGGGTGTTCGACGTGGTCGGCACGATCGCCTCCGGCTGGTTCACCGACCGCTTCGAACCGCGCCGCCTGCTCGCGGTGTACTACGCGCTGCGCGGCGTCTCGCTCCTCTTCCTGCCCATGCTCCTGACCCCGACGGTCCACCCCCCGATGATCTTCTTCATCGTCTTCTACGGCCTCGACTGGGTGGCCACCGTCCCGCCCACGCTCGCCCTGTGCCGCGAGCACTACGGCGAGGACAGCGCGATCGTCTTCGGCTGGGTCCTCGCCTCCCACCAGGTCGGCGCCGCGCTGGTCGCCTACCTCGGCGGAGTCGCGCGCGACGTCTTCGGCTCCTACGACATGGTCTGGTACGCCTCGGGCGCCCTGTGCGCGGCGGCGGCCCTGATGGCACTGGTCATCCGCCGGCAGCCGGCCGCCACGAAGGTGGGGGAGCTCGCGGTCGCGGGTTAG
- a CDS encoding helix-turn-helix domain-containing protein: MTLEAPLRTSEPAFRPHRVVVLALDGLLPFELGIPHRIFGRPRDAGGRHLYEVVTCSVRPPGPVETDADFAIHVAHGPEALATADTVVVPASYELGPLYEEGRLTGELAAALAHIRPGTRLASICTGVYVLAAAGYLDGRPATTHWADAEHFQRLFPLIDVDADVLFIDDGDVLTSAGVAAGIDLCLHMVRRDHGTAVANDVARRTVVPPHRDGGQAQYVHRPVPDPQLATTTTARAWALGRLHEPIQLRDMAAQESMSVRTFTRRFREEVGVSPGQWLTQQRVERARQLLESTDLSVDKVARDAGFGTAQSMRQHLQAALGVTPTAYRRTFRASVST, encoded by the coding sequence ATGACGTTGGAGGCACCCCTGCGGACGTCCGAGCCCGCGTTCCGCCCGCACCGCGTCGTCGTGCTCGCCCTCGACGGGCTGCTCCCCTTCGAACTGGGCATTCCCCACCGCATCTTCGGACGGCCCAGGGACGCCGGGGGACGGCACCTGTACGAGGTCGTCACCTGCTCCGTCCGGCCGCCGGGGCCGGTCGAGACCGACGCCGACTTCGCCATCCACGTCGCACACGGGCCGGAGGCCCTGGCCACCGCCGACACCGTCGTCGTCCCCGCGTCGTACGAGCTGGGCCCGCTCTACGAGGAGGGCCGGCTGACCGGTGAACTGGCCGCCGCGCTCGCGCACATCCGGCCAGGCACCCGGCTCGCCTCCATCTGCACGGGTGTGTACGTGCTGGCCGCGGCCGGGTATCTCGACGGGCGGCCCGCCACCACGCACTGGGCCGACGCCGAGCACTTCCAGCGGCTGTTCCCGCTGATCGACGTCGACGCGGACGTGCTGTTCATCGACGACGGAGACGTCCTGACGTCGGCCGGGGTCGCGGCCGGTATCGACCTGTGCCTGCACATGGTGCGCCGCGACCACGGCACCGCGGTCGCCAACGACGTGGCCCGGCGGACCGTCGTACCGCCGCACCGGGACGGCGGGCAGGCGCAGTACGTCCACCGGCCGGTTCCGGACCCGCAGCTGGCCACCACGACCACCGCGCGCGCCTGGGCGCTCGGGCGGCTGCACGAGCCGATCCAGCTGCGGGACATGGCCGCCCAGGAGTCGATGTCCGTACGGACCTTCACCCGGCGCTTCCGTGAGGAGGTCGGGGTCAGCCCGGGGCAGTGGCTCACCCAGCAGCGCGTGGAACGGGCCCGGCAGCTGCTGGAGTCCACGGACCTGTCCGTCGACAAGGTCGCCCGGGATGCGGGGTTCGGCACGGCGCAGTCGATGCGGCAGCACCTGCAGGCGGCCCTCGGGGTGACCCCGACCGCCTACCGGCGCACGTTCCGCGCCTCGGTCAGCACGTGA
- a CDS encoding Zn-dependent alcohol dehydrogenase: MRGVVFDGRQVQVVDDLAVRDPGPGEVLVAVSAAGLCHSDLSVVDGTIPFPVPVVLGHEGAGVVEAVGAGVTHVAPGDHVALSTLANCGTCAECDRGRPTMCRRAIGRPGQPFTREGRPVYQFASNSAFAERTVVKAVQAVRVPEDIPLPSAALIGCGVLTGVGAVLNRARVDRGDSVLVIGTGGIGLNVIQGARIAGATRIVAVDANPAKEPVARRFGATDFLTSTQGVKDILPTGADHAFECVGRVELIRQAIDLLDRHGQAVLLGVPPATAEASFLVSSMYLDKSVLGCRYGSSRPQRDIAVYADLYRTGRLLLDELVTQTYPVEDFEKARADAEAGRVARGVLTF, from the coding sequence ATGCGTGGTGTGGTGTTCGACGGCAGGCAGGTCCAGGTCGTGGACGATCTGGCGGTGCGGGACCCGGGACCCGGCGAGGTGCTGGTCGCCGTCTCGGCGGCCGGGCTGTGCCACAGCGACCTGTCGGTGGTGGACGGGACCATACCGTTCCCCGTTCCGGTGGTCCTGGGCCATGAGGGCGCCGGGGTCGTCGAGGCGGTCGGCGCAGGCGTCACACACGTGGCGCCCGGAGACCATGTGGCGCTGTCCACGCTCGCCAACTGCGGTACGTGCGCGGAGTGCGACCGGGGCCGGCCGACGATGTGCCGCCGGGCGATCGGGCGGCCCGGGCAGCCGTTCACGCGGGAGGGACGGCCGGTGTACCAGTTCGCGTCCAACTCGGCGTTCGCCGAACGCACGGTGGTGAAGGCGGTGCAGGCCGTCCGCGTTCCCGAGGACATCCCGCTGCCGTCCGCCGCGCTGATCGGCTGCGGGGTGCTGACCGGGGTGGGCGCGGTGCTCAACCGGGCACGGGTGGACCGCGGGGACAGCGTCCTGGTCATCGGCACCGGCGGGATCGGCCTGAACGTCATCCAGGGCGCGCGGATCGCGGGGGCGACGCGGATCGTGGCGGTGGACGCGAACCCGGCGAAGGAGCCGGTGGCACGCCGGTTCGGCGCGACGGACTTCCTCACCTCGACGCAGGGCGTGAAGGACATCCTGCCGACGGGCGCCGACCACGCCTTCGAGTGCGTAGGCAGGGTGGAGCTGATCCGCCAGGCGATCGATCTGCTCGACCGCCACGGCCAGGCGGTCCTCCTGGGCGTCCCCCCGGCCACCGCGGAGGCCTCCTTCCTCGTCTCCTCCATGTACCTGGACAAGTCCGTCCTGGGCTGCCGCTACGGCTCCTCCCGCCCCCAGCGCGACATCGCCGTGTACGCCGACCTGTACCGCACCGGCCGACTGCTCCTCGACGAGCTGGTCACGCAGACGTACCCCGTGGAGGACTTCGAGAAGGCGCGCGCGGACGCGGAGGCCGGACGGGTGGCCAGGGGCGTGCTCACGTTCTGA
- a CDS encoding acyl-CoA dehydrogenase family protein, giving the protein MDFGFTEEDETFRTEAKRWLAAHATGVQDRRTWERTLGQAGWIGLGWPEPGYGNRTATLTQQVVWAEEYARSPAPPRSGHIGENLLAPTLIAHGTPEQKSRFLPPIAAGDELWCQGYSEPDAGSDLAGVRTTAVREPRGYRITGQKIWTSLAHEADWCFVLARTDPGARRHHGLSFLLVPMDQPGRVEVRPIRQMTGTSDFNEVFFDGAHARAEHVVGGEGNGWRVAMSLLGFERGVSTLAQQIGFAEELGRVVRTAVDTGAADDPVVRDRLVRQWAELRTMRWNALRTLGGVGDPGAPSVAKLLWAGWHQRLGELATRVRGAAAGAGPADWSPAAPYELDESQHLFLFSRADTIYGGSDQIQRTIIAERVLGLPREPKGDV; this is encoded by the coding sequence GTGGATTTCGGTTTCACCGAGGAAGACGAAACGTTCCGCACCGAGGCGAAGCGGTGGCTCGCCGCGCACGCCACCGGAGTACAGGACCGCCGCACCTGGGAACGCACCCTCGGGCAAGCCGGCTGGATAGGCCTCGGCTGGCCCGAGCCGGGATACGGCAACCGCACCGCCACCCTCACCCAACAGGTCGTCTGGGCCGAGGAATACGCCCGTTCGCCCGCCCCGCCCCGCTCCGGCCACATCGGCGAGAACCTGCTCGCCCCCACCCTCATCGCCCACGGCACCCCCGAGCAGAAGTCCCGCTTCCTGCCCCCGATCGCCGCCGGAGACGAACTCTGGTGCCAGGGCTACAGCGAGCCGGACGCCGGTTCCGACCTGGCGGGCGTGCGCACCACGGCCGTACGCGAGCCGCGGGGCTACCGCATCACCGGCCAGAAGATCTGGACCTCCCTCGCCCACGAGGCCGACTGGTGCTTCGTACTGGCCCGGACGGACCCCGGGGCGCGTCGTCACCACGGCCTCAGCTTCCTGCTCGTCCCCATGGACCAGCCCGGCCGCGTCGAGGTCCGCCCCATCCGCCAGATGACCGGCACGAGCGACTTCAACGAGGTCTTCTTCGACGGCGCGCACGCACGCGCGGAGCACGTCGTCGGCGGCGAGGGCAACGGCTGGCGCGTGGCGATGAGCCTCCTCGGTTTCGAACGCGGGGTCTCCACCCTCGCCCAGCAGATCGGCTTCGCCGAGGAGCTGGGGAGGGTCGTACGGACGGCCGTCGACACGGGAGCGGCGGACGACCCCGTCGTACGCGACCGCCTGGTCCGCCAGTGGGCCGAGCTGCGCACGATGCGCTGGAACGCCCTGCGCACCCTGGGGGGCGTGGGCGATCCGGGCGCACCCAGCGTGGCGAAGCTGCTGTGGGCCGGCTGGCACCAGCGGCTCGGCGAGCTGGCGACGCGGGTGCGGGGCGCGGCGGCCGGCGCCGGTCCGGCCGACTGGTCGCCGGCCGCGCCGTACGAACTCGACGAGTCGCAGCACCTGTTCCTCTTCTCCCGGGCCGACACGATCTACGGCGGTTCGGACCAGATCCAGCGCACGATCATCGCCGAGCGCGTGCTCGGCCTGCCGAGGGAACCGAAGGGGGACGTGTGA
- a CDS encoding SDR family NAD(P)-dependent oxidoreductase, protein MGNFLAGKVVAVTGAGRGIGRAVALAAAAEGARVVVNDYGVSVDGASPSSEVAEAVVKEIESAGGEAVAVADDVSTMAGGRRIVDTALSSYGRLDGAVCVAGVLRERMLFNMAEEEWDPVLATHLKGTFTVFRAASAVMRKQRSGTLIGFTSGNHQGSVSQANYSAAKGGVISLVRSAALGLHKYGVTANAVAPVARTRMSANVPMELKEIGDPEDVAALVTYLLSDRAKEQRITGQVYTIAGPKLAVWSQPRELRAAYAEGSWTPERIADFLPGTVGTDPMPMLAQLEAMERAARAGDRPNAT, encoded by the coding sequence GTGGGGAACTTCTTGGCAGGCAAAGTGGTCGCCGTCACCGGCGCCGGACGGGGCATCGGCCGGGCGGTCGCGCTGGCCGCGGCGGCCGAGGGCGCGCGGGTCGTCGTCAACGACTACGGCGTGTCGGTCGACGGGGCCTCCCCGAGCAGCGAGGTCGCCGAGGCCGTGGTCAAGGAGATCGAGTCGGCGGGCGGGGAGGCGGTCGCGGTCGCCGACGACGTCTCGACGATGGCGGGCGGCCGGCGGATCGTGGACACCGCCCTGTCGTCCTACGGCCGCCTGGACGGTGCCGTCTGCGTCGCCGGCGTCCTGCGCGAACGGATGCTGTTCAACATGGCCGAGGAGGAGTGGGACCCGGTGCTCGCCACCCACCTCAAGGGCACGTTCACCGTGTTCCGGGCCGCCTCCGCGGTGATGCGGAAACAGCGCTCGGGCACCCTGATCGGCTTCACCAGCGGCAACCACCAGGGCTCCGTCTCCCAGGCCAACTACAGCGCGGCCAAGGGCGGCGTCATCTCCCTCGTCCGCAGCGCCGCGCTCGGCCTGCACAAGTACGGGGTGACCGCCAACGCGGTGGCGCCGGTGGCCCGTACGCGCATGTCGGCGAACGTCCCCATGGAGCTGAAGGAGATCGGCGACCCCGAGGACGTGGCGGCCCTGGTGACCTACCTCCTCTCCGACCGCGCGAAGGAGCAGCGGATCACCGGCCAGGTCTACACGATCGCCGGCCCCAAGCTCGCGGTCTGGTCCCAGCCGAGGGAACTCCGCGCCGCCTACGCGGAGGGTTCCTGGACCCCGGAACGCATCGCCGACTTCCTGCCGGGGACGGTGGGCACGGACCCCATGCCGATGCTGGCCCAGCTGGAGGCGATGGAGAGGGCGGCGCGCGCAGGAGACCGCCCGAACGCCACGTAG
- a CDS encoding cyclase family protein produces MSLPDAFHDIAKRVNNWGRWGADDELGTLNLITDEVVRDAAAEVRTGRRIPLALPLRQDGVQTGVIPGRVNPLHVMVQINQELFGPGTVACSDDAVTMGLQAGTHWDALPHVSHSGRLYNGRPAGSVTAHGGAAFAGIDKARHVVSRGVLLDVARARGVDRLDGGQAVTPEDLDAAEELAGTRVRAGDIVLVRTGQVQVYLSGDAHAYGYPSPGLSVRTPEWFHARDVAAVANDTLTFEIFPPEIDDLWLPVHALDLVEMGMLQGQNWNLEELSTACGETGRYAFLLSAMPEPFAGATGTPVAPVAVL; encoded by the coding sequence ATGTCACTGCCGGACGCGTTCCACGACATCGCCAAGCGCGTGAACAACTGGGGCCGCTGGGGAGCCGACGACGAGCTCGGCACCCTCAACCTGATCACCGACGAGGTGGTACGCGATGCGGCCGCCGAAGTGCGTACCGGCCGCCGGATCCCGCTCGCCCTGCCGCTGCGGCAGGACGGGGTGCAGACGGGAGTGATCCCGGGGCGGGTGAACCCGCTGCACGTGATGGTGCAGATCAACCAGGAGCTCTTCGGCCCGGGGACGGTCGCGTGCAGCGACGACGCCGTGACGATGGGGCTGCAGGCGGGCACCCACTGGGACGCGCTGCCCCACGTCTCGCACTCGGGCAGGCTCTACAACGGCCGTCCCGCCGGTTCCGTCACCGCGCACGGCGGGGCCGCGTTCGCCGGTATCGACAAGGCCCGGCACGTCGTCTCGCGCGGGGTGCTGCTCGACGTGGCCCGCGCCCGCGGCGTCGACCGGCTCGACGGCGGGCAAGCGGTCACCCCCGAGGACCTGGACGCGGCGGAGGAACTGGCCGGCACGCGCGTGCGGGCCGGGGACATCGTGCTGGTGCGGACCGGGCAGGTGCAGGTGTATCTCTCGGGTGACGCGCACGCGTACGGCTATCCGTCGCCGGGGCTGTCGGTGCGCACCCCGGAGTGGTTCCACGCGCGCGATGTGGCGGCCGTCGCCAACGACACGCTCACCTTTGAGATATTTCCGCCGGAAATCGACGACTTGTGGCTTCCCGTGCACGCCCTGGACCTGGTGGAGATGGGGATGCTCCAGGGCCAGAACTGGAATCTCGAAGAGTTGTCCACAGCCTGTGGAGAGACCGGCCGCTACGCGTTCCTGCTGTCGGCGATGCCCGAGCCGTTCGCGGGGGCCACGGGAACACCGGTCGCCCCGGTGGCCGTTCTCTAG
- a CDS encoding ATP-binding protein codes for MQLEVRPDPAEVGRARRWARSRLAGSGIQADEPLAETLVLLVSELVTNAVVHTGCPAVLRLSLPDVPAEEATVRLEVADASTRAPVPRCADDDATGGRGLALVDGLADRWGWNPEGAGKRIWCELDRCSPSARSSGMGACAGQVPACEGLAYEAV; via the coding sequence GTGCAGCTGGAAGTCCGGCCCGACCCCGCAGAGGTGGGGCGAGCCCGGAGGTGGGCCCGCTCGCGGCTCGCCGGGTCGGGGATACAGGCCGACGAGCCGCTGGCCGAGACGCTGGTCCTGCTCGTCTCCGAACTCGTCACCAACGCCGTGGTGCACACCGGCTGCCCGGCCGTGCTGAGGCTCTCGCTGCCGGACGTGCCGGCCGAGGAGGCCACCGTTCGGCTGGAGGTGGCCGACGCCAGCACCCGCGCTCCCGTGCCGCGCTGCGCTGACGACGACGCCACGGGCGGCCGCGGCCTCGCCCTCGTCGACGGCCTCGCCGACCGCTGGGGCTGGAACCCCGAGGGCGCGGGCAAGCGCATCTGGTGCGAGCTGGACCGCTGTTCGCCCTCCGCGCGGAGTTCCGGCATGGGGGCGTGCGCCGGCCAGGTGCCGGCCTGCGAAGGGCTGGCGTACGAGGCGGTGTAG
- a CDS encoding acyl-CoA dehydrogenase family protein, with protein MRFQLTDDQRALRDGVRQLLARRFGPEELRAAVAAPGALDRALWRELGEAGFFALRLPEADGGVGLGLPEAVLAFEEAGRVLLPGPLVATHLAAGTVAGAATGETVVTAVDGALVEWLAEADVVRGDAAGAVPMRSLDPLTPLHRLPGREKAGRWWEGARPSGPGEGVRPSGAGEAGGGTDPVAVLLTAAEQLGTAARVCELAVQHARAREQFGRPVGAFQAVQHLCADMLVRAETARAAVYAAAVTADPVDIAAARLLADEAAVRGTRDCLQVHGGMGFTWESEVHLHLKRAWTRSHRGGGVTESEELLAADLTAGTG; from the coding sequence GTGCGCTTCCAACTCACCGACGACCAGCGGGCGCTGCGCGACGGCGTACGGCAGCTGCTGGCGCGGCGCTTCGGACCGGAGGAGCTGCGGGCGGCCGTGGCGGCACCGGGTGCGCTGGACCGGGCGCTGTGGCGGGAGCTGGGGGAGGCCGGGTTCTTCGCGCTGCGGCTGCCGGAGGCGGACGGCGGGGTCGGACTCGGCCTGCCGGAGGCCGTGCTGGCGTTCGAGGAGGCCGGTCGGGTGCTGCTGCCCGGGCCCCTGGTGGCCACTCACCTCGCGGCCGGAACCGTGGCCGGGGCGGCCACCGGGGAGACGGTGGTGACCGCCGTGGACGGCGCCCTGGTGGAGTGGCTGGCCGAGGCGGACGTCGTACGCGGGGACGCCGCCGGCGCCGTACCGATGCGGTCGCTCGACCCCCTGACACCACTGCACCGGCTGCCCGGGCGGGAAAAAGCCGGGCGGTGGTGGGAGGGTGCGCGGCCGTCCGGGCCGGGGGAGGGCGTCCGGCCCTCCGGGGCCGGGGAGGCCGGTGGGGGGACCGACCCCGTCGCCGTGCTGCTCACCGCCGCCGAGCAGCTCGGCACGGCCGCGCGTGTGTGCGAGCTGGCCGTGCAACACGCCCGGGCGCGCGAGCAGTTCGGACGGCCCGTCGGGGCCTTCCAGGCGGTGCAGCACCTCTGCGCGGACATGCTCGTACGGGCCGAGACGGCCCGCGCCGCCGTGTACGCGGCCGCCGTCACCGCCGACCCGGTGGACATCGCGGCGGCCCGGCTGCTCGCCGACGAGGCCGCCGTGCGCGGCACCCGCGACTGCCTCCAGGTGCACGGCGGCATGGGCTTCACCTGGGAGTCCGAGGTCCATCTGCATCTGAAGCGCGCGTGGACGCGTTCCCACCGTGGCGGCGGAGTGACGGAGAGTGAGGAACTCCTCGCGGCGGATCTGACGGCCGGAACGGGCTGA
- a CDS encoding acyl-CoA dehydrogenase — protein sequence MDLSYTPEEEDFRARLREWLAKVLPGLPPKPAPDDWPGRRAYDLGWQRMLYDAGYAGLHWPVDAGGRGASPTQHLIFLEETERAGAPYVGAGFVGLLHAGPTIAAEGTPGQRARWLPPILRGEEVWCQGFSEPEAGSDLASLRTRAWRDGDDYVVSGSKIWTSHAEVADWCELLVRTDPGAPKHRGITWLAMPMDAPGVTVRPLRTLAGPAEFAEVFLDEVRVPVAHRVGEENDGWRVTMVTLSFERGTAFVGEVVACRRLLGELARAARRNGHWDDPVLRRRLGRLNAEFRALWRLTQWNVSEAERGRGVPGVGGSVFKLRYSHARQELYDAAADVLGAAALDLDSPWVLDRLSSLSYTIAAGTSQIQRNIVAERILGLPKGR from the coding sequence GTGGACCTGTCGTACACGCCCGAGGAGGAGGACTTCCGGGCGCGGCTGAGGGAGTGGCTGGCGAAGGTGCTGCCGGGACTGCCGCCGAAACCGGCCCCCGACGACTGGCCGGGCCGCCGGGCCTACGACCTCGGCTGGCAGCGCATGCTGTACGACGCCGGGTACGCGGGCCTGCACTGGCCCGTCGACGCGGGCGGCCGCGGCGCCTCGCCCACCCAGCACCTGATCTTCCTGGAGGAGACCGAGAGGGCGGGCGCACCGTACGTGGGGGCGGGCTTCGTCGGACTGCTGCACGCGGGGCCGACGATCGCCGCCGAGGGCACGCCCGGGCAGCGGGCGCGCTGGCTGCCGCCCATCCTGCGCGGCGAGGAGGTGTGGTGCCAGGGCTTCAGCGAGCCGGAGGCCGGCTCGGACCTGGCGTCGCTGCGCACCCGCGCGTGGCGCGACGGCGACGACTACGTGGTGAGCGGGTCCAAGATCTGGACCTCCCACGCCGAAGTCGCCGACTGGTGCGAGCTGCTGGTGCGCACCGACCCGGGGGCGCCGAAGCACCGGGGCATCACCTGGCTGGCCATGCCGATGGACGCGCCGGGCGTCACCGTACGGCCGCTGCGCACGCTCGCCGGGCCGGCGGAGTTCGCGGAGGTGTTCCTCGACGAGGTGCGGGTGCCGGTCGCCCACCGGGTCGGGGAGGAGAACGACGGCTGGCGCGTGACCATGGTGACGCTGTCCTTCGAGCGCGGCACGGCCTTCGTCGGCGAGGTGGTGGCCTGCCGCCGGCTGCTCGGCGAACTGGCCCGCGCGGCACGAAGGAACGGCCACTGGGACGACCCGGTCCTGCGGCGGCGGCTGGGCAGGCTGAACGCGGAGTTCCGCGCGCTGTGGCGGCTGACCCAGTGGAACGTCAGCGAGGCCGAACGCGGACGCGGGGTGCCGGGCGTGGGCGGCTCGGTGTTCAAACTGCGCTACTCGCACGCGCGCCAGGAGCTGTACGACGCCGCCGCCGACGTCCTGGGCGCCGCGGCCCTCGACCTGGACAGCCCGTGGGTCCTCGACCGGCTGTCCTCCCTCTCCTACACCATCGCGGCCGGCACCTCGCAGATCCAGCGCAACATCGTGGCCGAGCGGATCCTCGGACTGCCGAAGGGGCGGTGA